From Kryptolebias marmoratus isolate JLee-2015 linkage group LG15, ASM164957v2, whole genome shotgun sequence, a single genomic window includes:
- the nr1h3 gene encoding oxysterols receptor LXR-alpha isoform X1 — MSTLSVTDIPDVGHGEKKNESKVFNGASELQLDCTVQESSGSAAMKPDSLLSLTDLSQPDDFPVPLQNEPPLTEMGSPLPVEPGDIKLDPSAADASSSIDGQPVKRKKGPAPKMMGNEVCSVCGDKASGFHYNVLSCEGCKGFFRRSVIKSAQYSCKNNGRCEMDMYMRRKCQQCRLRKCREAGMLEQCVLSEEQIRLKKLKKQQEEETARTSAVVTPTPLQETAALDPQQQEMIEKLVAMQKQCNKRSFLDRPKVTPWPQSQDPQNREVRQQRFAHFTELAIMSVQEIVDFAKQLPGFLELTREDQIALLKTSTIEIMLLETSRRYNPAIDSITFLKDFSYNKEDFAKAGLQFEFINPIFEFSKGMNDLHLDEAEYALLIAINIFSADRPNVQDHDLVERLQQPYVDALRSYIMIKRPNDHLMFPRMLMKLVSLRTLSSVHSEQVFALRLQDKKLPPLLSEIWDVNE; from the exons ATGTCCACGTTGTCTGTGACTGATATCCCAGATGTTGGTCATGGTGAGAAGaaaa ATGAGAGTAAGGTGTTCAACGGggcctctgagctgcagctggactgCACGGTTCAGGAGAGCAGTGGAAGCGCCGCAATGAAGCCCGATAGCCTGCTGTCACTGACCGACCTCTCCCAGCCGGATGACTTCCCTGTCCCCCTGCAGAACGAGCCTCCGCTGACGGAGATGGGCAGCCCTCTGCCCGTGGAGCCAGGCGACATTAAGCTGGATCCATCAGCGGCTGACGCATCCAGCAGCATAG ATGGGCAGCCAGTGAAGAGGAAAAAGGGGCCTGCCCCAAAGATGATGGGCAACGAGGTGTGCAGTGTGTGCGGCGACAAGGCCTCGGGTTTCCACTACAACGTGTTGAGCTGCGAAGGCTGCAAGGGCTTCTTTCGGCGCAGCGTCATTAAAAGCGCCCAGTACTCCTGCAAGAACAATGGCCGCTGTGAAATGGACATGTACATGCGCCGCAAGTGCCAGCAGTGCCGCCTGCGCAAGTGTCGGGAGGCAGGCATGCTGGAGCAGT GTGTGCTTTCCGAGGAGCAAATCCgactgaaaaagctgaaaaagcagcaggaagaggaaacGGCGCGCACGTCCGCAGTGGTCACGCCCACCCCCCTGCAGGAAACGGCGGCGCTCGACCCACAGCAGCAGGAGATGATCGAGAAGCTGGTGGCCATGCAGAAGCAGTGCAACAAGAGGTCTTTCCTCGATCGACCGAAAGTGACG CCGTGGCCGCAGAGTCAGGATCCTCAGAATCGAGAGGTGCGCCAGCAGCGCTTCGCCCACTTCACTGAGCTCGCAATCATGTCGGTCCAGGAGATTGTGGACTTCGCCAAGCAGCTACCCGGTTTCCTAGAACTGACACGAGAAGACCAGATCGCTCTGCTGAAAACGTCCACCATTGag ATCATGTTGCTCGAGACCTCGCGGAGATACAACCCTGCCATTGACAGCATTACGTTTCTGAAGGATTTTAGCTATAACAAGGAGGATTTTGCCAAAGCAG GCCTTCAGTTCGAGTTCATTAACCCCATCTTTGAGTTTTCAAAAGGAATGAACGACCTGCACCTCGACGAGGCCGAGTACGCCCTGCTCATTGCTATCAACATCTTTTCTGCAG ATCGGCCAAATGTGCAGGATCACGATCTGGTCGAGAGGCTGCAGCAACCTTACGTGGATGCGCTGCGCTCTTACATCATGATAAAGAGACCAAAT GATCATTTGATGTTTCCCCGCATGCTGATGAAGCTGGTGAGCCTCCGCACGTTGAGTAGTGTCCACTCGGAGCAGGTTTTTGCCCTTCGTCTCCAGGACAAGAAGCTTCCGCCGCTGCTGTCTGAAATCTGGGATGTCAATGAGTGA
- the nr1h3 gene encoding oxysterols receptor LXR-alpha isoform X2: MSTLSVTDIPDVGHDESKVFNGASELQLDCTVQESSGSAAMKPDSLLSLTDLSQPDDFPVPLQNEPPLTEMGSPLPVEPGDIKLDPSAADASSSIDGQPVKRKKGPAPKMMGNEVCSVCGDKASGFHYNVLSCEGCKGFFRRSVIKSAQYSCKNNGRCEMDMYMRRKCQQCRLRKCREAGMLEQCVLSEEQIRLKKLKKQQEEETARTSAVVTPTPLQETAALDPQQQEMIEKLVAMQKQCNKRSFLDRPKVTPWPQSQDPQNREVRQQRFAHFTELAIMSVQEIVDFAKQLPGFLELTREDQIALLKTSTIEIMLLETSRRYNPAIDSITFLKDFSYNKEDFAKAGLQFEFINPIFEFSKGMNDLHLDEAEYALLIAINIFSADRPNVQDHDLVERLQQPYVDALRSYIMIKRPNDHLMFPRMLMKLVSLRTLSSVHSEQVFALRLQDKKLPPLLSEIWDVNE; this comes from the exons ATGTCCACGTTGTCTGTGACTGATATCCCAGATGTTGGTCATG ATGAGAGTAAGGTGTTCAACGGggcctctgagctgcagctggactgCACGGTTCAGGAGAGCAGTGGAAGCGCCGCAATGAAGCCCGATAGCCTGCTGTCACTGACCGACCTCTCCCAGCCGGATGACTTCCCTGTCCCCCTGCAGAACGAGCCTCCGCTGACGGAGATGGGCAGCCCTCTGCCCGTGGAGCCAGGCGACATTAAGCTGGATCCATCAGCGGCTGACGCATCCAGCAGCATAG ATGGGCAGCCAGTGAAGAGGAAAAAGGGGCCTGCCCCAAAGATGATGGGCAACGAGGTGTGCAGTGTGTGCGGCGACAAGGCCTCGGGTTTCCACTACAACGTGTTGAGCTGCGAAGGCTGCAAGGGCTTCTTTCGGCGCAGCGTCATTAAAAGCGCCCAGTACTCCTGCAAGAACAATGGCCGCTGTGAAATGGACATGTACATGCGCCGCAAGTGCCAGCAGTGCCGCCTGCGCAAGTGTCGGGAGGCAGGCATGCTGGAGCAGT GTGTGCTTTCCGAGGAGCAAATCCgactgaaaaagctgaaaaagcagcaggaagaggaaacGGCGCGCACGTCCGCAGTGGTCACGCCCACCCCCCTGCAGGAAACGGCGGCGCTCGACCCACAGCAGCAGGAGATGATCGAGAAGCTGGTGGCCATGCAGAAGCAGTGCAACAAGAGGTCTTTCCTCGATCGACCGAAAGTGACG CCGTGGCCGCAGAGTCAGGATCCTCAGAATCGAGAGGTGCGCCAGCAGCGCTTCGCCCACTTCACTGAGCTCGCAATCATGTCGGTCCAGGAGATTGTGGACTTCGCCAAGCAGCTACCCGGTTTCCTAGAACTGACACGAGAAGACCAGATCGCTCTGCTGAAAACGTCCACCATTGag ATCATGTTGCTCGAGACCTCGCGGAGATACAACCCTGCCATTGACAGCATTACGTTTCTGAAGGATTTTAGCTATAACAAGGAGGATTTTGCCAAAGCAG GCCTTCAGTTCGAGTTCATTAACCCCATCTTTGAGTTTTCAAAAGGAATGAACGACCTGCACCTCGACGAGGCCGAGTACGCCCTGCTCATTGCTATCAACATCTTTTCTGCAG ATCGGCCAAATGTGCAGGATCACGATCTGGTCGAGAGGCTGCAGCAACCTTACGTGGATGCGCTGCGCTCTTACATCATGATAAAGAGACCAAAT GATCATTTGATGTTTCCCCGCATGCTGATGAAGCTGGTGAGCCTCCGCACGTTGAGTAGTGTCCACTCGGAGCAGGTTTTTGCCCTTCGTCTCCAGGACAAGAAGCTTCCGCCGCTGCTGTCTGAAATCTGGGATGTCAATGAGTGA